Proteins encoded by one window of Gemmatimonadaceae bacterium:
- a CDS encoding S4 domain-containing protein, giving the protein MTDDASKIRIDKWLWAARFFKTRSLATDAVAGGKVEVNGDRAKPAKLVQPGDTVRLRLGPYEHSLVVRALAGRRGSARDAQVLYEETAESVAARQRQAEQLRLAPAAFVFEDKGRPTKKDRRDIKRLIDRRRD; this is encoded by the coding sequence ATGACCGACGACGCGTCAAAGATCCGCATCGACAAGTGGCTGTGGGCGGCGCGCTTCTTCAAGACGCGATCGCTGGCCACCGACGCCGTGGCCGGCGGCAAGGTGGAAGTGAACGGCGACCGCGCGAAGCCGGCCAAGCTGGTGCAGCCCGGCGACACGGTGCGCCTGCGGCTCGGGCCCTACGAGCACTCGCTGGTGGTGCGCGCGCTGGCCGGGCGACGCGGCTCGGCACGCGACGCCCAGGTTCTGTATGAGGAGACCGCGGAGTCGGTGGCGGCGCGCCAGCGGCAGGCCGAGCAGTTGCGCCTGGCGCCGGCGGCGTTCGTGTTCGAGGACAAGGGGCGCCCCACCAAGAAGGACCGGCGCGACATCAAGCGGCTGATCGACCGCCGGCGCGACTGA